From a single Sporosarcina oncorhynchi genomic region:
- a CDS encoding peptidyl-prolyl cis-trans isomerase: protein METIIPIKGNVKHIITLDPTVWIFDDRKIDLDTFFIEEQVLRDEDEEYKENMGKHWSREIMEGATFPPTLKTEKKFDRKKLVSGTFAISLDQFVKNAIPKEDATTITFTSVDGTTYPYPLSQLKDFLFKFSQDGKPLADDGPVHLLLKDGSNADNPIRSINGITID from the coding sequence TTGGAAACAATTATACCAATCAAAGGTAATGTAAAACACATAATCACGCTGGATCCGACAGTTTGGATTTTTGATGACCGTAAGATTGATCTTGATACTTTTTTCATTGAAGAGCAAGTGCTCAGAGATGAAGATGAAGAATATAAAGAGAATATGGGCAAGCATTGGTCGCGCGAAATTATGGAAGGGGCTACTTTTCCCCCAACATTGAAAACCGAGAAGAAATTCGACCGTAAGAAACTGGTTTCAGGTACTTTTGCCATATCCCTCGATCAGTTCGTGAAAAATGCAATTCCTAAAGAAGATGCTACAACAATTACATTTACATCAGTTGACGGAACGACGTATCCATACCCTCTCAGTCAACTTAAAGACTTTCTTTTTAAATTCAGCCAGGATGGAAAACCTCTAGCTGATGATGGACCGGTTCACTTGTTATTAAAAGACGGTTCAAATGCAGATAATCCGATCCGCTCCATCAACGGCATAACAATAGACTGA